In Bacillus sp. S3, the sequence TAAAAACGGCACTTAGATTAGTCACGGAGAACCATATCATAAATAATAAATAGGTAAGCTATTTTCATCAAACAGACTCGAAAAAACTCAACCCTCTATTTAATAAAATAGAGGATCTTTTTATTTCCCCCCAACTATAGTACAATTTTACATATCCAATAAATAACAATAAAGAGATTTAATGCTATAGGTAGGGGAAAACCAATGGAAGCAGTAGAAAAAAAACTAATCGTTAATTCCGACAAGGGGAATTTATTAAGAGAATTAGTTAAATCAATGAACGAGTGTGTGCGGTTTTATTTTAGTGTCGCTTTTATTAATTTCAGTGGCTTGCAGCTGCTTCTTGATCCTTTAAAGGAAGCAGAGCAAAAAGGAATTCAAGGTAAAATCATCACGTCAACCTATCTCAATTTTACCGATGCCAAGGCATTGGAGAAAATTAAAGAGTTTCAAAATGTCGACCTGAAGGTCTTTGTTACTGATAAAGAAATTGGCTTTCATACGAAGGCATACATATTTGAGTATCAGGATAGCTATAAGGTCATTATCGGCTCGTCTAATATTACCCAAAGTGCGCTGAAAAGTAATATTGAATGGAACGTCGAAATTATTACCAAAGAACATGGCCGCTTTATTCAGGATGTTTTAAAGGAATACGATGGGCTCTGGGACATGAGCACAGAAGCCGATCAGGCATTTATTAGTAGATATGAAGAGTTCCTGAAGAGTCTAAAAAATACGCAAAAAACTCATCAATTAATATATGAAAATAAGCAATATATTGTCCAAAATCGGATGCAGAAACGAGCAACCGAGAACCTTGAGAGACTGAGAAGTTACGGGGAGAAAAAGGCATTGGTCATTGCCGCAACTGGGACAGGGAAAACCTATATGTCGGCCTTTGATGTAAAAAACGTAAAGCCAAGGCGACTCCTGTTCATCGTCCATCGCGAAGAGATTCTCAAAAAAGCGAAGGATACCTTTGAGATGCTGTTACCTAATGACGGTTTCACGTTTGGCTTGTTGACAGGGAACCATAAGCAGAAGCATGTGGATTATGTATTTGCCACGATCCAAACCATCTCGAAGTGTTTTCATGAATTTGAAAGAGATGAATTTGATTATCTAATTATCGATGAGGCCCATCATGCTACAAGTCTAACCTATCAGACCGTATTAGAATATTTTGAGCCTCAGTTTACCTTAGGGATGACAGCCACTCCTGAACGAAGTGACGGATATAATGTCTTTGATCTGTTCGATAATAATGTGGCTTTGGAGGTTCGCTTACACGAAGCCTTAGAGGACGAGCTTGTGATCCCCTTTCATTATTTTGGAATCACCGATATTGATGGCGTCGATTTAAGTGATGTGGATATAGATGATATCACTGAAATTACCAAACGTCTAAAGGTCAATGAACGGGTTGATTTTATTATTGAAAAAATGGATTTCTACGGTCATGATGGTGAGAAAAGAAAGGGCCTCGGTTTTTGCGTCAGTATTGAACATGCTCAATATATGGCAAGTGAGTTTAATAAAAAGGGCTATAAAAGCATCTGTTTATATGGAGATGATGTACCGGATATCCGGGAGCAATATATTAAACGATTAGAAGATGACCAGGACGAGTTAGAGTTCATTTTCACCCGAGATATTTTTAATGAAGGGGTCGACATTCCTTCTATTAATACAGTATTAATGCTGCGACCAACCAACTCACCGATTATCTTTATTCAACAACTCGGAAGAGGATTACGGAAGCATGCGGATAAGAGTTTTTTAACGGTGCTCGACTTTATTGGAAACCATCAGAAAACCTTCCTCATTGCATTGGCGTTAAATGGGAGTCGCTATTATGACAAAGAAAGCCTAAAGGTAGCGGTGGCAACGGGATTCTCTAATATTCCTGGTTGTACCCATATCCAAATGGATAAGATCTCACAGGATAGAATTTTGGAGCAAATTGATAAGGAAAACTTCAATTCGATGAAGTATCTGAAGGAAGAGTATGGCGAATTTAAAAAGCTGAATCAAGGTAGGATTCCCTATTTGTTATTGGATTACCTGAAATATGATGGTGCTCCAGATCCTGTTAAGTTTATTAATCGAGAGAAAACATACGTATCCTTTGTGGCCAAGGTCGAGAAAGATGAGTATTTAAAGGAACTTTTACTAAATGAAGCCTTTGAGGCAGTGATGAAGGAATTATCAAGCAAGCTGCCGCTTAAGCGGATTTATGAGTTTGTTATCCTGCGTTATTTGCTAGAGCATGAAGAGATTAATCAAGAAATGGCCAAGGAGCAAATACTAAAAATGATTGATCATGTCGATGACGATAGTATTTTACATGCATTTGAGTGTCTAAATCAAAACTACTATGATAGTGGCCAACTGAAGAATAAACCAAAATTAGTCCAATATAGTAATGGTATTCTGACGAAGACGGATAGCCTTATAAAGCTATTAGAAAATGAGGAATACCGTAAATTTATTGATGACATTATCACTTATGGTATTTTCCGATACGAGAAGGATTTTAAAAGAGAATACTACGGTGTCCCACATTTCAAATTGTATGAGCAATATCAAATGATCGACGCAGCGTTGCTGTCGAACTATCGGAAGATCCATAGTTCCTTTAGAGGATCTGGATTATTAGCGAATGGCAATGAATATTTTCTCTTTATTGATTTGCATAAAGAGGAAGACGTAAAGGAAAGTATCAACTACAAAGATAAATTTATTAATACCCATGAATTCCAATGGCAATCTGTTAATAATACGACGCAACAATCTGAACGAGGGAAAAATATCATTTTTAATCAGCTGCGTGGGATTCATCTTCATTTGTTTATTCGAAAGTACAAAGAATTGGATGGCAAGACGGAGCCTTATATTTATATTGGAAAAGGAAATTCTGTTGAATTTGAAGGGGACAAGCCGATTACGGTCCAAATGGAATTAGAGAATGAGGTTCCGGCAAATTTATATACGGAGTTTACAGAAAAAGTGTAGTCTTCTCATTTCGAGAAGACTATTTTTCTTGAATTAATTGCTCAACTGCTGGAATATCCGCCGGCGCCCACTTAAGTGATTCTAAATTTTCTCTTTTCAACCAGATTAGCTTAGAATGCTCACTCGCAGTAGGGGTTCCTTCGACAACTCTGCACTTAATCGAGATTAAATTAATAATAAAGGTTTCGTATTCATGCGTATTATCATTGAATACTTCTTTGGTAGTTTCGACCGTACAATCTAACTCCTCAGAAATTTCTCTTTCTAGCGCGGTGAAAATGTCCTCGTTTGCTTCCACTTTACCACCGGGAAACTCCCACTGATTTGGAATTGACATTTCAGGAGATCTAAGGGCGCACAGGATTTCATTATTTTCATTTTCAATAATTGCAGCGACTACTTTAACAAGCTTTTTCATGATGGCCTCCTAAAAGGTGATTACTCGTCATTATGATATCATCTTTTACGTGAAAATTCTTCTTAACATGTTCGGCTGGTTTTATATTGGAAAAAAACTGCTACTGTTCTATCATAAAGGGGAGAGCTGAAAATATTTGGATGTAGTAAATAGATAAAAGATAGATAGGAATGAATGATCTAAATGGAAAAAGGGAGTGGAAGACCGTGAACAAAAATGACTTTTGGAATCCATTGTATTTTGTTTAATTAACATATTCTGATATTAGCAATTACAAAAGACCTTAAGAAGATTTTGTAGTAATTCATATAAGATTGTAAGACAATAAATGGATAGAGAAGCAGGGAGTGGTTTAAATGAATCAATTTCTTCAGATGGGAGCCAATATAGTTTTAAGTTCTCCAAAGGGTAATGTTACTGTTAGTTACGAAATTTCTAATTCGATCGATATTTCCTTAACAGCTTTCCTTTTAACTGATTCAGACAAGGTACAAGGAGATAGCGGGATTATATTTTATAATCAACCAGAGAGCTCTTCTGGCGTGGCTACCCTTTTACCAGCTGAGATAGCAGGTAATACAAAAGTACATAAATTAAATTTTGACATGAGTAAGGTCCCTGCAGGTATTATGAAAATAGCGATCACTCTTACAGAGGATAATAGCACGGGATTTTCAAATGTAAAGAATTTAAAGGCTGAGATATGTACCGATCATCAGATTATCGAGTTAACCCCAACTAGTTTCAAAAATGAAAATGGAATTGTTGTATTGGAATTATATTTAAGGAATGGTCAGACAAAGGTAAAATCGATTTGGCGCGGTTTTGATTCTGGGCTTGAGGGGCTGTGTAAAAATTACGGTGTTGAGGTTGAATCTGATGAGCAGAGCAAGCCGTCCGAGCCTAAAACGATTCAAACACAAACCCCAAAAGAACCTGATAAGACTCTACCTGTTCCTGAAAATAAAAATAGTCAAAATACGTTGTCACCGATCAGTCTGGAAAAGGTCAAGGGTAAGGTAAGCCTCGAAAAAGGTCAAAAGTCAGTTATCATTGAAAAAACACCCGAAATTACTGCTACGGTATCTTGGAAATCTGGGACAGATTACGATATTTATGCTTTGGTTTATACGAAAAATGGTAAGCAGATAGATGTAGCCATGTTTGGAGCGAAAGGAACTCCTCCTCTCAGGAGTTTCGGCAACGGAGCAGTGGAACATATGGGGGATGTTGGGAGAAATAATCACTCAACGAAGACAGAAGTAATTAAATTAAGGTTAAATGATGATATTCTCGCAGTTGTTCCTGTAGTGTATTCTGCTCAGTCAAATGGAACAGGCTCATTCTACAGATACCAAGTGTCCATGAGTATAGATAATCATAATGGAACCTCCGTTACCATATCTGCCAAAAATGCAAATAACAATGATCGAATTTATTCCTGTGTGCCCGGAATACTTCATAATACGCCAGATGGAGTGATTATAAGTCCGTTGGAGCTTTATAGTGCACCGAACTCAGAGCGTAGACCTAAACTTAGGACGGGTTCTTCGAATATGGTAGAAGTGATAATGGACAAAGGACCAATAAATGATTACAAGTAGACTGAAAAATGATATAAAATTTGAAAATAAAATTGCTAGCCAGATTGACCTTTAGTCATTATATGTCATGCCTAGCTGCAGTTTTAATTTGCGATATGGATGTTATATTAATAATGCGTTTAAAACGCACGCGTGTGTTTTAAATGCATTATTATTTTTTTATCAGGTTATATTTTGAACCACGACCTTTTCTATCCTCATTTATTCTAGATTGTCAAGCAAACTAAAGAAGAGGCCGTTGACCAATAATAATCAACGACCATCACCTACTTTATTGGTACGAAAGTAGAGTTATGATTAATAAAAGAACTCATCTAAGTAAATTGGGAAGTGAGAATTAACTATGTATAAGGTTGGTATTGTAGGACCAAAACGATCTGTTGAGAGAATTTTACAATATGCAAAAGAATTTGAATCCAATCTATCATTTGTCGGATATTTTTATAATATTGTAAACGAAACAACAGATATACTTGAAAAGCATCATAGTAATGTCGACTTTTGGCTATTTTCAGGCTATATTCCCTATAAGATTGCACAACAATCGAAGTGTTTTTCAAAGGATAGAATGGAGTACATTTTTATTACAGGGGATATGTTTCATCGCGGTGTATTAGAAATAAGCCATGAAATAGGTAAGTTAGCGAAAAACGTTAGTATCGATGTATTACATGTTCCAGAGGAAAGTTTTTTTGATGAAATAATAGATTTAGATAAAATTTTAGATCAAGTATATATTAAACGATTTACTGCCAAAACATCTATCGATGAAATTATTGAACATCATGCAACACTTTGGAATGAACAAAAGATAGATAGTGTCATTACGGTATATCCGTCAGTAGAAGAAAAATTAAAGGAAATGGGAATACCTGTTTGTTTGGTTAGTCCACATACCCAGGCTATTTATCACGCGCTTCAGCTATTTAGCGAAAAAATCCAAACATTTTATTACAAGGAAACGCAAACAACTGCTTTAGTTGTTCAAATTAGAAACTTTGATTATATAAAAATGGCGAATCAAAATGGCTATGGAATCCATTTTTTGCAGCTAAATATGAAAAATATCGTTTTGCAAGTATGCGAAAGTATTGATGGATACCTAATTGAAGAAAGTAATGGGCGCTTTGTTATTTTTAGTTCGCGGGGCATTGTTGAACGAAATATTCATGCGATATTTGAAATGATTGATAGTTTAACTGCTAAGACTGAACAGCCGGTAGGTGTTGGTATTGGCCATGCCTCTACGGTTTATTATGCAGAAAATTATGCGCATCATGCATTGCAACATTTATTAGAGAAGGGAACGAAGGGTATTGTTATAATGGAGGATGATGGGGCAATAACAGAAATTGTCCAAGGTTCATCTCAAATTTCGTATACAAGTCGTGTTCAAGATAAGGAGTTAATTGAACGACTGCAAGAGACGTCTATCAGTGGAAAAATGTTTGCAAAAATCGAGGCCATTCTGAACGGGTTAAAAATTGAGGAATTTAGTGCAAAAATGTTAGCAAAAGAATTAAACATGACAGAACGGAATGCGCAGCGAATAGTTTCTGAATTGGTGAGAGTTGAACTTATTGAATATTGTGGGGAGGAAAATCGCAGTTCAAGGGGCCGCCCTGCTAAATTATATAAATTATACAAGAACTAGTGCGAAAAGGCATTTCCTATTTTTATTGATAGAAAATGCCTTTTCTTTTAATTGTATCAGCCTTTTATACCAAGACCAAATTCCAAAACTATTTTCCAATTTTCTGAAACCTCAAAAAACTCATTGCTAGCCTCCAAAATTCGATATATAATTTACGTATATTTAACGAAAATATCGTTAAAGGAGGAGAGGGTCATTTTATGGCAGAAAATATTCTTGAGAAAAAAGTTCGTAAAACACTAGTAACATTACTATTCTTAGGTTGGGCGTTAGGTAATCTAGACCGTTACTTAATCAATTATGCGGTTGTGCATATTGGTGAGGACCTTTCCCTAACAGCTACTCAAACAGGTTTGATTTTAAGTTCATTCTTCCTAGGATATGCCTTAATGCAATTACCTGGGGGGATTTTGGCTGATAAATTTGGGGCAAAACGGATTTTATTAATAGCGGTGATTGTATGGTCCATCTTTACAGGTTTAACAGCTGTTGCATGGACATTAGGTATTTTAGTGTTCATTCGTTTCCTATTCGGAATTGGTGAAGGCGGTTTCCAACCTTCAGCTTCAAAAGTCATTTCATCATCGTTTCCTGAAAATGAACGAAGTAAAGTAATGTCTATCATGCTTTCTTCCGGAGGGATTATGGCGATGCTTGTGCCAATTATATCAGCTGCATTATTAGTAACAATTGGTTGGCGCGCATTCTTTGTAATTGCTGGTTTATTGGGAGTTATTATTGCATTCCTATATTGGAAGTATGTACCGAAGGATAAAGTAGCACATCAATCCGTACAAGGGCCACAAGTAAAAAGGATATTAGGGATTTTATTTAAAATACCATTAATGTGGAGTTTAGTTATAGCTTACTTTACTATTTATGCGGTGAACTGGGGTTTAAATTCTTGGATGCCAAAATATTTGTCAGATGTACGTGGGCTTGATTTAGTTTCCATTGGCTGGCTACAAATGATTCCCGGTGCCATTCAGATTATTGCAATGATAGCATTCGGTTACCTAATCGATAAATTGGATTTGAAAGTGAATAAATTTATTGGTGCTATATGTGCACTTGTTTTAGCTGGATTCCTATTTTTAATGTTTAATGCAGAATCGATTACATTATTTATCACATACCAAAGTGTCGTAACATTGTTATTGACTTTTGTGCTATTGTTATTACCATCATTTGTATTAAAGAGAATTCCTTCAGATTATGCAGGAACAGCTATGGGTATGGCAAACACTGGGGGGCAATTGGCGGGATTTGTTACGCCTGCATTAATAGGATTCATGGTCGATTCGTTCAATGGTTCTTATAATGCTGCTATGTGGCTGTTAGTGGTGATTTCAATTATTTGTGTAGGTGCGATTTTAACAATCTCCCCAAAAAATCAAGCTAATAAGGAGGTTGAACATGAGAGCATTGCATAATTCATTATTTAGTGTAAGCGATTTCCTTCGAGAAAAAAAGACAACATTTACAACAATCAGTGATAAAATCTGGGCAAAACCAGAATTGCATTTTAAAGAAAAATATGCGGTTTCAGTAATGGAGGAAGCATTAAAAGCAGAAGGGTTTGCAGTTGAAAAAAATGTAGCAAATCTTGAAACTGCGATTATGGGTAGCTTTGGTAGTGGTGCAACTGTTATTGCATTTTTAGGTGAGTATGATGCCCTGCCATTTTTAAGTCAAGAAGGCGGGAAGGCGGAATTTTCTCCAATTGAAGAGAATGGGAATGGGCACGGCTGCGGACACAATTTACTTGGCGCAGGTGGATTTGCAGCAGCAGTAGCAGCGAAAGAATATGTTGAAAAAACAAATGCACCGTTCACTATTCGTTTTTATGGTTGTCCAGCGGAAGAAAACGGATCAGGTAAAGCATACATGGCAAAGCATGGAGTGTTTGATGATGTAGATATGGCTATTACTTGGCATCCAATGTCAAACAATACAACGTGGAATATAACGTCACTAACGAACTATGCAGCGACTTTTAAATTTACAGGAAAGAGTGCTCATGCGGCTGCTGCCCCTCATCTGGGGCGAAGTGCTTTAGATGCAGTGGAGTTAATGAATGTTGGTGTAAACTACCTGCGTGAACATATTATCCAAGAGGCACGCATCCATTATGCAGTAACTCATAGTGGTGGAACATCTCCAAATGTAGTTCAGCCCTATGCAGAGGTTTCTTATTTAATTCGTGCACCAAAGAAACAGCAAGTAGTGGATATCCATAAGCGAGTTCAAAAAATTGCTCAAGGTGCGGCCTTAATGACAGAAACAACATTTGAGGAGCATTTTGATGGGGCAGCATCAGATTTAATTCCAAATACAACGCTTGCAAAAGTGATGCAGCAGCAATTTGATGAGGCCCCAGCGCTTCAATTTAGTGAAGAGGACTTTACCTTTGCTGAGCAAATTTATCAATCATTGGATGATGAAAGTAAGGCTTCGGCTAATATGAATTTGTCTTCTGAACAAAAGGAATTAATAGGAAACAAGCGTCTATGCGAGCTTGTATTGCCATTATCACCAGAGATAATGCTGTATGGTTCGACGGATGTTGCAGATGTCAGCTGGAAGACACCAACAGTACAATGTACAACAGCTTGTTTTGTACTTGGTACACCACTCCATACCTGGCAAGCAGTAGCTGTAGGTAATACGCCAATTGGTCATAAGGGAATGCTTTATGCGGCAGATATTATGGCTCGTACTGCAATTTCTTGTATGGAAAATCCAACAATTATTGAAGAAGCAAAACAAGAGTTAAAGACACGTTTGAAAGGTGAGAAGTACGTGTCACTAATTCCAGAAAAAATAAAGTAATCGAAAAAGAGATGTTACCATTATTGGTTCATCTCTTTCGTGCCGTAGGGAGAGGTATGCGGATGTTAATGGAAATCACAAATGAAGCCAAAACATATATAAAGAAAGGAAAACCTGCATCTTACATTCCAGTATTAGCGCTTCAATCTGTAGAGAAATTTGCTGCATGTATAATTGACCAAAATGGAAATTCCTTTGAGGCTGGTAATATTGATGCACAATTTACGCTGCAAAGCATTTCAAAGGTAATTAACTTTATGGTTGCCTGTGAATATCACGGATTACAATTTGTGCTTGATAAGGTAGATGTAGAACCAACAGGAGATCCCTTTAATTCGATTATTCGTCTAGAAAGTACGGCACCGGGTAAACCATTTAATCCGATGATTAATGCAGGTGCTATTACTGTTGCCTCAATGTTACCTGGGGAAACAGTAAAGGATCGAATAGCATATGTTGCAGACTTTTTAAGTCGTATTACAGGTAGTTCTCATCAAATAAATAAAGCAGTTTATCGTTCCGAAATAGAAACAACCTATCGAAACCGGGCAATCGCTTATTATTTAAAAGCAAATGATTATTTACTTTGTGATGTAGAGGAAGCGATAGAGGCTTATATTCGTTTATGCTCACTTGAGGTTTCTGCAAAAGACCTTGCAAAGATAGGGCTTATGCTTGCAGGGAATGGCGTGCATCCATTAACAAACGAAAAGTTTATAACACCTAAAACAGCAAAAGTAACAAAAGCTTTAATGACAACTTGTGGACTTTATAATGCCTCAGGGAAGTATGCTGCTTCTATTGGTATTCCAATGAAAAGTGGTGTATCAGGTGGTGTTTTATGTACGGTATCGCAGGGTAAAGTAGAGTACCTTGAGGGAAAATTAGGTATTGGTGTCTATAATCCGGGAATCGACGACATAGGTAACAGTGTTGCTGGCATGAAATTTATTGAAAAACTTTCGCAGACTTATGATTTAAGTATTTTTTAAAAGGTAAATACGCCAAATGGGGCTATTATAAGTCCGTTGGAGCTTTATATAAAGTTTGGAAATAAAATTGCTAGACAGGTGGACATTTAATCATTATATGTCATGTCTAGCTTCTTTTTTTTATCGGAGATTTAGTGCCTGATCCCCAGTGCAGTAAATGATGAAATGCATATTGATAGCCCATTCTTAATAGAATCTTTTATTATCTTTTATGATGAAATAATGGGTATGGGTATAAAGAAGATTTCATTAGTAACTACATTAAAAGGGACTGAATATAAAATTCAAATTCATTGCATTCATTTTGTATTAAACAGATAGACAGTTCGCTTGAAAGGTTTACCGTTTGGTTGGAAATGATTGTAGGATTAAGGTTCAAAAAATATTGAAAGATTTGAAGATTGGTTTCCCTTTCAGAAAGGCTTGTAATCGAACGCCAACATAAATAGTTGTTGTCTAATACTCCAATAATACAGACTTCACTATCCGAAAATAAAAATGAAATTAGCTCCGTATTACACCCTTTCACATGTTAATTGGGTTTATTTTCTGTTAACAGGAAAATAGGGACAAGTTTGCAGGAAAGTGGATGAAAAAGGCGAATGTAAAAGGAGGATTAGAAGCGAAGATGGAGGTATTCAGATGAATCAAAATGAATTTTGGAAATTAATCGAAGAATCCAAGGGATATGAGGAAGGACAGGCGAAATGGCTGACAGATATATTGAGTAAGAAAACGGAAAACGAAATATTGGATTATGAGTTTATCCTCGAAAGTTATTTGAATGAAAGTTATCAATCACGACTTTGGGGAGCTGCTTATGTAATAATGGGTGGGTGTTCTGATGATTCTTTTGATTACTTTCGGGGCTGGCTGATCTCGCAGGGAAGAGAAGTTTATCAACAAACAATTGAGAATCCTGAGTTCTTAGCTGCCTATATTTCCGATGAAAATCTTGGTGAAGAAGGGGTTCCTGAATTTGAAGATTTCCTGACTATTGGCTTTGATGCCTATACGTTGAAAAAAGGTGGAGACACAGAGGAATGGGATGGGGATTTATTTAATGAAATGCAAGATTTACTAGCTGACAAAGGATTAAAGATTAACAAAGATATCGAATTTAATTGGGAAGACGAAGATGATTTAGCTGAGATGTTTCCGGCACTATGGGAGCGGTTTGGAGAAGAACCATTGGGTTATTAGAATGGAAAATATGCCTGACCCCCATTACGCTCGGGTCAGCAAATTGCCATCCTATTTGATACCACGGGCAAATAAAAAAAATAAATGTAGTTGGCAAAGGAGATGGGGCTAAATGTTGGTTACTGAAGTGAGAGAAGATGAATACTTAGAATCTGTAAAACTGTCAATGTATGCATTTCAATATAAGGTTGCGGATTCTGACTTACCTGCTAGAAAAGAAATGGTGAAAAACCATAAAATTTTAGGAATATGGGATGAGGACA encodes:
- a CDS encoding DUF3427 domain-containing protein, translated to MEAVEKKLIVNSDKGNLLRELVKSMNECVRFYFSVAFINFSGLQLLLDPLKEAEQKGIQGKIITSTYLNFTDAKALEKIKEFQNVDLKVFVTDKEIGFHTKAYIFEYQDSYKVIIGSSNITQSALKSNIEWNVEIITKEHGRFIQDVLKEYDGLWDMSTEADQAFISRYEEFLKSLKNTQKTHQLIYENKQYIVQNRMQKRATENLERLRSYGEKKALVIAATGTGKTYMSAFDVKNVKPRRLLFIVHREEILKKAKDTFEMLLPNDGFTFGLLTGNHKQKHVDYVFATIQTISKCFHEFERDEFDYLIIDEAHHATSLTYQTVLEYFEPQFTLGMTATPERSDGYNVFDLFDNNVALEVRLHEALEDELVIPFHYFGITDIDGVDLSDVDIDDITEITKRLKVNERVDFIIEKMDFYGHDGEKRKGLGFCVSIEHAQYMASEFNKKGYKSICLYGDDVPDIREQYIKRLEDDQDELEFIFTRDIFNEGVDIPSINTVLMLRPTNSPIIFIQQLGRGLRKHADKSFLTVLDFIGNHQKTFLIALALNGSRYYDKESLKVAVATGFSNIPGCTHIQMDKISQDRILEQIDKENFNSMKYLKEEYGEFKKLNQGRIPYLLLDYLKYDGAPDPVKFINREKTYVSFVAKVEKDEYLKELLLNEAFEAVMKELSSKLPLKRIYEFVILRYLLEHEEINQEMAKEQILKMIDHVDDDSILHAFECLNQNYYDSGQLKNKPKLVQYSNGILTKTDSLIKLLENEEYRKFIDDIITYGIFRYEKDFKREYYGVPHFKLYEQYQMIDAALLSNYRKIHSSFRGSGLLANGNEYFLFIDLHKEEDVKESINYKDKFINTHEFQWQSVNNTTQQSERGKNIIFNQLRGIHLHLFIRKYKELDGKTEPYIYIGKGNSVEFEGDKPITVQMELENEVPANLYTEFTEKV
- a CDS encoding (deoxy)nucleoside triphosphate pyrophosphohydrolase; translated protein: MKKLVKVVAAIIENENNEILCALRSPEMSIPNQWEFPGGKVEANEDIFTALEREISEELDCTVETTKEVFNDNTHEYETFIINLISIKCRVVEGTPTASEHSKLIWLKRENLESLKWAPADIPAVEQLIQEK
- a CDS encoding TerD family protein, which translates into the protein MNQFLQMGANIVLSSPKGNVTVSYEISNSIDISLTAFLLTDSDKVQGDSGIIFYNQPESSSGVATLLPAEIAGNTKVHKLNFDMSKVPAGIMKIAITLTEDNSTGFSNVKNLKAEICTDHQIIELTPTSFKNENGIVVLELYLRNGQTKVKSIWRGFDSGLEGLCKNYGVEVESDEQSKPSEPKTIQTQTPKEPDKTLPVPENKNSQNTLSPISLEKVKGKVSLEKGQKSVIIEKTPEITATVSWKSGTDYDIYALVYTKNGKQIDVAMFGAKGTPPLRSFGNGAVEHMGDVGRNNHSTKTEVIKLRLNDDILAVVPVVYSAQSNGTGSFYRYQVSMSIDNHNGTSVTISAKNANNNDRIYSCVPGILHNTPDGVIISPLELYSAPNSERRPKLRTGSSNMVEVIMDKGPINDYK
- a CDS encoding MFS transporter; this translates as MAENILEKKVRKTLVTLLFLGWALGNLDRYLINYAVVHIGEDLSLTATQTGLILSSFFLGYALMQLPGGILADKFGAKRILLIAVIVWSIFTGLTAVAWTLGILVFIRFLFGIGEGGFQPSASKVISSSFPENERSKVMSIMLSSGGIMAMLVPIISAALLVTIGWRAFFVIAGLLGVIIAFLYWKYVPKDKVAHQSVQGPQVKRILGILFKIPLMWSLVIAYFTIYAVNWGLNSWMPKYLSDVRGLDLVSIGWLQMIPGAIQIIAMIAFGYLIDKLDLKVNKFIGAICALVLAGFLFLMFNAESITLFITYQSVVTLLLTFVLLLLPSFVLKRIPSDYAGTAMGMANTGGQLAGFVTPALIGFMVDSFNGSYNAAMWLLVVISIICVGAILTISPKNQANKEVEHESIA
- a CDS encoding M20 family metallopeptidase, giving the protein MRALHNSLFSVSDFLREKKTTFTTISDKIWAKPELHFKEKYAVSVMEEALKAEGFAVEKNVANLETAIMGSFGSGATVIAFLGEYDALPFLSQEGGKAEFSPIEENGNGHGCGHNLLGAGGFAAAVAAKEYVEKTNAPFTIRFYGCPAEENGSGKAYMAKHGVFDDVDMAITWHPMSNNTTWNITSLTNYAATFKFTGKSAHAAAAPHLGRSALDAVELMNVGVNYLREHIIQEARIHYAVTHSGGTSPNVVQPYAEVSYLIRAPKKQQVVDIHKRVQKIAQGAALMTETTFEEHFDGAASDLIPNTTLAKVMQQQFDEAPALQFSEEDFTFAEQIYQSLDDESKASANMNLSSEQKELIGNKRLCELVLPLSPEIMLYGSTDVADVSWKTPTVQCTTACFVLGTPLHTWQAVAVGNTPIGHKGMLYAADIMARTAISCMENPTIIEEAKQELKTRLKGEKYVSLIPEKIK
- the glsA gene encoding glutaminase A, translated to MLMEITNEAKTYIKKGKPASYIPVLALQSVEKFAACIIDQNGNSFEAGNIDAQFTLQSISKVINFMVACEYHGLQFVLDKVDVEPTGDPFNSIIRLESTAPGKPFNPMINAGAITVASMLPGETVKDRIAYVADFLSRITGSSHQINKAVYRSEIETTYRNRAIAYYLKANDYLLCDVEEAIEAYIRLCSLEVSAKDLAKIGLMLAGNGVHPLTNEKFITPKTAKVTKALMTTCGLYNASGKYAASIGIPMKSGVSGGVLCTVSQGKVEYLEGKLGIGVYNPGIDDIGNSVAGMKFIEKLSQTYDLSIF
- a CDS encoding DUF4240 domain-containing protein, producing the protein MNQNEFWKLIEESKGYEEGQAKWLTDILSKKTENEILDYEFILESYLNESYQSRLWGAAYVIMGGCSDDSFDYFRGWLISQGREVYQQTIENPEFLAAYISDENLGEEGVPEFEDFLTIGFDAYTLKKGGDTEEWDGDLFNEMQDLLADKGLKINKDIEFNWEDEDDLAEMFPALWERFGEEPLGY